CGAAGCTTTGGAGCTAACTCAATATCCGAATAGCCATGGTTACGCGTAAAGGGGGATAGCCCTCGATTACCCTCTGGAAAATATTTAGTTGCCTGAACAATCCTCAAAGCTTCTTGAGCAGTGGACACGTGGGAGACTAAAAGTGCCTTTACCCCAATCTCCAACGCATGAAGAATGGTCAATTCATTTCCTTCTCCAAGGCGGATAATCGGTGTACATCCCGAGGATTCAGTCGCATAGATTTGACTCTCCGCAGTCTCAAAGGACATGGGACCATGCTCCATGTCGATAATCACAAAGTCTAGACCTGCATGGCCAATCGCATTCATGACAGATGGCGAGGCGAGCATAGACCAGGTTCCAAAGACCCGTCCCCCAGCTTTAAGCTTGGTCTTAATTTTGTTTTCTGTCACGATCGCCTGCCAACATTTCTTGTCTTCGACCGGCATAAGAAGGATAAAACTCATCACGCCGCATTGCCCTTTCAGCTTCCTGTCTGTCTGGCTCTGTATCTACGGAAACACTCCGATAAGGGGACTTCGCTGTTCTGACCTTGATCCCATGCTCAACCGCCCGAAGCAATTCAATGGACTCGGCAATTTCGTAAGGGGTCGCAGACATTTCTTGAAAGTCTAGGAGAAACTTTTTCCTGAATGGCATGATGGCAACCTGTTTAAGGCGAGGCCCAATTCTATCCCGTATATTCGATGGAATCGAGCTGCGAGACATGAATAAAATATCTTCCCTCTCGTCCACGACAACCTTCACCTCGTTGGGGTCTAACCACTCCTTCTCATTGGCATCCGCTACCAATGTGAGAATCTGTACCTTGGGGTCGGCGAGGAGGGGAGCAATGGCTAGATCAATCATCCCTGGATGAATCAGAGGTTCATCCCCTTGAACCACAACCACGATGTCGTCATCAGCTAAATTTTGCTTTCTACAAGCCTCTGCCACACGCAGCGCAGGTCTAGAAATCTCCTGATGTGTCATGTATACCTTTCCCCCAAATCCTAGAACAGTCTGGCGAATTGCTTCATCACAGGCAGCGACAAACACATCGTCCACATGTTTCACAAGCAAGCACCGCTTGTAAACATGCTCGATCATGGATATTCCAAGAATTTTCGCCAACGGCTTTCCAGGAAATCGCGAGGAACCCATCCGAACAGGTATGCCAATCACTACTTTCACAGAGTTCCCATTCTTTTTAGACATTCTGCAATTTCCAGTCTTGCCTGACCCAACTGGCCATCTCTGCTAAACCCTCCTCTAATCTCACCGTGGGTTTCCAACCCAAATCCTCTTGAAGCAAAGATGAATCTCCATAGATTCCAAACTGGTCGCGACGTGTTGGATCACCTTGTATGATAGGGTAATTCTCTGAATGTCCAAAAACTTGAATGATCTCTTTCAATAAGTCCGATACATAGGTCTTGCGACCCGTCGAAACATTGTAAACCTTCCCATAAGCTCGCTCATTTCCCACACATCGAACAAAGGCATCCACAATATCTTTGATAAAGACAAAGTCTCGAAAACGCTCTTTCGAGCCGCGTACCAAGATGGGCTCCCCTCGAGCTACATAAGCCATATAAATGCTCACCATACCTTGCTTTAAATTATCCATATCCTGCATCGGTCCATAGACATTAAAAAGACGCAAGCTTGTCGTGTTCACTCCAAAACCCTGATAGATCTGGCAAAGGTATTCGGAGGCAATTTTACCAACCGCATACGGTGAAGGAGGTCGAACGGGACTAGACTCTGTTACAGGAAGCATTGAAGGATCTCCATACACGTTCATCGAGCTGGCAAAGACAAACTGCTTGACCTGATGCTTCAAACACCATTGGAGAAGAAGCAATGTAGAAAAGGCATTGGCCTTAAGATCGAAGACAGGGCGCTCAAACGACAGCTCCTGTCCCACATGAGAAGCCAAATGAAAAACAACATCAACACCCTCTTTTGGAAGCTCTAGAGCTGTGTCCTCATCTGTAAGATCAAGCCACTTGAATACGACTCCGGTAGGAAGATTGCGAATATAACCTGAAGATAGATTATCGACCGCTAGAACAGAGTGTCCGTCCTTTAACAAGCGACGACATAAATGAGAACCGATAAAACCTGCGCCCCCTGTGACAATCACTCTCATCGTGAATCCTTTCGCCGAGATGGTCCAACCACATACTGGCCTTCAAGAGAATCCTCCATACCCGATCTACCCTTCACAAAAAACTGGTTCGTCAATTCTCCCAACCCCTCCACACGTGCCGTGTAGATATCCCCATGCTGGACAAAATGCATCCCCACCGTATCGGGCGGATTCCCTGTCAGAATAACATCCCAAGGCTCAAGGGTGATCCAAGTCGAGAGCCAGGACACAATCTTAGGCCATTGCCAAACCTGTGCACTCGAACGAGCACGCCGAATGACCTCACCATTTTGAATCGCTTCAATCAGGCAGTCAGACGGGTCAAAATCTGTATCGATCCAAGGACCGATCGGACAGAATTGATCCGGACATTTTGATCGAGCGAGATGATGGTCCCGATGATCCACGTTTTCTACGGTCACATCATTTCCAATGGTAAATCCTAAAATTCCTTCTCTCACCTGATTTTCTAAAATATTCTTGAGCGGTTTTTTAATCACGACTGCCAGTTCTGCTTCTCCCCACCAGGGAAGAGCTGGAAACGGGTTTATGACCGCTTCACCAGGACCGCACACACTTGTTGAGGATTTCAAAAAAACAAGAGGTTCGTTCATCATCGACGAATAGCCATCAATCCCTGGAAAATTGATCGCGATGGCTAAAATTTTATTGGGACGACACGGGGCAAGCAACGAAACCAAATCTAAAGTTCCAACTTTTTCCTTCCTTTCTACTTTGACAAGAGGATCTCCTGAAACCCGATAAACGTCAGAGCCTTCTACACATCCATACTCTGGATGACCCTCATTACTTTTGTATCGAACAAGTCTCAAATTTTTACTGTTAAAAAAACTCTTGGATTTTTTTTCATGCAAGTGCTTCTTGAAAAATCTTTTGGGAGGAAGCCTCTTTAGGCTTGACAAATGCAGAGATTGTATCTTCATTGATGGTCGAAAGGCATTCTTTTTTCATCTCTTCGGCCCAAATCTTCAAACGTGTCCGTTCCTCTTCTGAGAAAGATAATTTCTTGAGCACTTGCTTACGCAATTCCTCCACTGAATAAACAGGCGGATCAAATTCCGAAAACCATTCCAGAGGATCCATATTAAAATCTGTTTCACGCCCCACACGAACACACGGTACTGCAGCCAATGCAATTTCAAGAGAAGCGGTCGTAGAGGCAGCAATAACAGCACACGCCGCTCGTGAGAGCCAATCAGAGATTGCCCCTCCTACACAAATCATGTGAGAAGGCAAAGTCTCCATTCCTAGCCCGCATTTCTCATCAGATTTCGTCACGAGAGCGTCGAGTCCGCTTTGGATGCGAGGAAGACGACCGAGGCCATGCGAGGCATACTTTGCAGTATGTTGAGTGTGGCCGACCGAGTCTGCACGGAGAGACGAGGCGGAATCGGCGCTCGCAGTAGAAATGTGATGAGAAATGCGGGCTAACAGAGTGTGGAATCCCTTTTCCGACATCATCGGATGACGTTTCACCCAAAATCGAATCCCCTCGTCTCGTGGGAAAGTGCTGACAAGCTTTAACAAAACTTCCAGGGTCGCCATTCTATCCAAAGATAGAACAACCAGCACGGTATTAGGCTCTGGAGCCTTTTTAGAATCCTTTGAGAAGAAGTGAAGATATCGAAAGGAGGGCCCTACCCGCAATTTACCTGAAGGAAAACCTGCCTTCTGCATCTGAGCAACCATGAATGGAGAATTACAAACAATCACATCTGGATGAGGAGAAATCGTGAGCTCTTTGGGCGTTGTGTATTTTGACATCATGAACGGCTCCATTGCAATATAATGCTCAAACCCTACCGTCATTGTTTTGGGCATCCACTGTCGAAAGGCGATCACTTGAGGCTTTTCATTCAGCATGTTTTCAAACATATCGATAAAGATATCAATGGAGAAACCTTTCTTAGATAATTTCTTGATCAAACGATAATATAAAATGAACTTTACTCCTCCCTTATGGCAAGCCTGGTCACGACAAAATTCTCGAACAAGGGAAGAGATATTTAATCCCTCAAAGGAGTGTTTACCCAAGACCAACCAAGCCTGACGGATGACAACAGAGGCAGCCCAAACGTAATCGAAAATTGAATAAAAATCTTCAGGAATTAAATAGTGTCCTGGGTGGGCATGAAACCATTCGAAGGCACTTCGCAAAGATCTTTGAATTTGCGAGAGCCATGGAATGACGAGCACCTCATAGCCGCGCTTCCTTAGGAGCTCCGCAAGCCCTGAAAAATAACGATCTTGAGGAATATTATTGCTAAAATAGCTTTCGTCAATACACGTATGGATCACAACACGCTTCTGAAAACTTCCGCTTGATGAAGGGAAGCTCTCTCTCTCGCCTGCGTCACGTGCATCTTGTAGAACTTTCCGGGCATTTAAAAGAAACCGTATCCATATCCGGACCCAACGATAAAACCAACGGAATCTCGGAAGGTTTCCCTTTAAGGAACGATGAGGGCAAACACGTTTCCTCAATTCAGGAATATCGGCAAGGGCCCTCAACACAGAATCATGTTCGGCTACGATCAGAATAAGTGAAAAATCACTCTGGGTTTCGTCAAATGCAATGCGTAGATAGCACATCCGATGGAACAATGAATCAATCATGGTATCACGCTCTGCAATCTTGGAACTCCACCAGACAAAAGAATTATTTTTTTCTCCCAATTCGGCAATCCATTCCAAATAAGGTTGTTTCCAGCGTCTCGCAAGCCCTTGAAGTTTGGAGGCATAATTCACACGCTCAAAATTTTCACCTAGCAAGGACTCCCACGCTAGCATCCTCTCGTAATTTCTTCCTAAGTAAATCCACTTCTGTTTCAAGTCCGACGAAGAATGAATGATGCCCAACTTTTCTTTCAACTTTTTGCGTTGAAAATGGTCTAAATCCTCCGCCAAGAACAAATAAATTTTAGATTGCATAGGCCATGATCTCCCGCACAGGTTTTGCAAGTTCAAGTCCCGCAATCGCAGCACGCCCCATTGCTAAAATCCCTTCTTCCGTGCTTCCTCCAATATGAGGAGTCGCAATAAAATTGGGTAGCCGTAACAACTCCGTATCCGTAGGCGGTTCCATTCTAAAAACATCAAAAGCAGCT
This is a stretch of genomic DNA from Chlamydiota bacterium. It encodes these proteins:
- a CDS encoding aldolase, with amino-acid sequence MTENKIKTKLKAGGRVFGTWSMLASPSVMNAIGHAGLDFVIIDMEHGPMSFETAESQIYATESSGCTPIIRLGEGNELTILHALEIGVKALLVSHVSTAQEALRIVQATKYFPEGNRGLSPFTRNHGYSDIELAPKLRYANDQLFVGILVEGEEGIRNLEEIAQVPGLDLIYLGLYDISQAVGIPGELTHPKVLKLVKECVKLIEAHRRVAGSIAWDKNYLQFLFESGFRFISYRVDCAILRDGFDTARHWYEELLKGQR
- a CDS encoding NAD-dependent epimerase/dehydratase family protein, which codes for MRVIVTGGAGFIGSHLCRRLLKDGHSVLAVDNLSSGYIRNLPTGVVFKWLDLTDEDTALELPKEGVDVVFHLASHVGQELSFERPVFDLKANAFSTLLLLQWCLKHQVKQFVFASSMNVYGDPSMLPVTESSPVRPPSPYAVGKIASEYLCQIYQGFGVNTTSLRLFNVYGPMQDMDNLKQGMVSIYMAYVARGEPILVRGSKERFRDFVFIKDIVDAFVRCVGNERAYGKVYNVSTGRKTYVSDLLKEIIQVFGHSENYPIIQGDPTRRDQFGIYGDSSLLQEDLGWKPTVRLEEGLAEMASWVRQDWKLQNV
- a CDS encoding 3-deoxy-manno-octulosonate cytidylyltransferase → MKVVIGIPVRMGSSRFPGKPLAKILGISMIEHVYKRCLLVKHVDDVFVAACDEAIRQTVLGFGGKVYMTHQEISRPALRVAEACRKQNLADDDIVVVVQGDEPLIHPGMIDLAIAPLLADPKVQILTLVADANEKEWLDPNEVKVVVDEREDILFMSRSSIPSNIRDRIGPRLKQVAIMPFRKKFLLDFQEMSATPYEIAESIELLRAVEHGIKVRTAKSPYRSVSVDTEPDRQEAERAMRRDEFYPSYAGRRQEMLAGDRDRKQN
- a CDS encoding fumarylacetoacetate hydrolase family protein; this encodes MRLVRYKSNEGHPEYGCVEGSDVYRVSGDPLVKVERKEKVGTLDLVSLLAPCRPNKILAIAINFPGIDGYSSMMNEPLVFLKSSTSVCGPGEAVINPFPALPWWGEAELAVVIKKPLKNILENQVREGILGFTIGNDVTVENVDHRDHHLARSKCPDQFCPIGPWIDTDFDPSDCLIEAIQNGEVIRRARSSAQVWQWPKIVSWLSTWITLEPWDVILTGNPPDTVGMHFVQHGDIYTARVEGLGELTNQFFVKGRSGMEDSLEGQYVVGPSRRKDSR